The Staphylococcus haemolyticus region TTCTTGAATAAATGTTTGTTTATCATTTAAATCTATATTTGACTTGTCTATATTTTCTAATTGAAGTTTTAAATCTGAAATTTGTTCTTTAGTCTTTTTAATACTATTCTCTGTTTCGTTGTATTTTTGACTTAAAGATTGGTATTTTTTCTTGTTTTCTCTCAAAGTCACTTTTTTATCAAAAGTGTTTGTTAATTGGAATATCTCCTGTGTTATTTCGTCAATATTCTCGTTATTAACATCTATTTTAGCTATATCATTATTTAATTTATCAATTAAATTCTTATTTTCTTCTTGCTTTTGATTATTCTCTTTTAAGTATGTTTCATTTTGTTTAATTTCGTTAAAAGCTTCACGATACTTATTTATGTTTGAATAAAACTGTTTAGTTTTATCAATATATTCAGACTTAATGTTAATATCTTCTAATTGTTCATTTAAAATTTCTTTTTCTTTCTTAAATTTCTCTAATTTAACATTAAGTTCATTTAACTCTTCAAGAATAGAATTTAGCTTAACCTTAGTATTTTCATATTTTTGTTCTTTTGTGTTTCTTTGATTATACAATTGACTCAAGGGTTTAATTTCAATAATTTTACGTAATTCAGCTTTTAATTTTTCAATACTATCTTTGTTTTTTTCTAGTTGCACTTTCTTATCTTTATTTCGATCGAGTTCTTTAAGTGATTCTATTAATTTATTGTTTTCTTCAATTTTTCTTTTTATAGCTTCAAGCGCATCATTGTGTTCAGATTTTAATTGTTCATATTCTTCATTTAAGTGTTGACCTACTAGTTCAAACTGAGGTATTGCTTTAATAATGTCTTTGGTTTGCATACTATTCAAAGATTTAAATTGAATTAATTCATCATTCTCAAATGTTTCAATATCTTCCCAAAGTATTTGAATCCGACTATAACGTGATTCTATTTGTTTCTTCTCGTCTTTAACTTGATTTAACAATAAATTTTGCATCTCTTCAAAACGGATACTATTGAATAATGTTCTTAAAATACTTTGTTTATCGGAACTATTAGATACTAAAAATTTCTTAAATTCTCCTTGAGGTAATATGAATAATTGTCTAAATTGTTCAGCGTTGATACCTAACAAATCTTTGATAAAACCATTACCAGAGCTGATTTTACTCTCTCGTAGTTCGTAAAGCTGACTTTCTTCATCAAATTCAAAAACATCAAGTTTACCAGGTGTTAAGGAAGTATTCCCCTCTTTAATAAATCCAGCCTGTCTAGATATTTTAAATTTTTTATCGTTAATTTTAAATTCATATTCTACACTCATTGGGGATTTACCATCTGCAAAATGACTTCGTAATTCCCCCTCATTTCTACCTTCTGTAGAAGCCTTACCAAATAGCGCATAAACAATGCCATCAAATAACATAGTTTTTCCCGAACCAGTTTTTCCACTTATTAAAAATAACTGTTCTTTATTTATTTGTTCAAAATCAATAACTTCATGTATGAAAGGTCCAAAATTATTAAGTATTAATTTAGTTGGTCTCAATTATTTAGTCCTCCCTATTGATAACTTGATTTAATAATTGATGTATTTTCTTCTCTTGATAGTTTGTTAAATCTTCATCCGTAATTGTTTTGTAGAAATTTTTAATTATTGTAGGGTCATCTGTAGTTTTAAAATCTGCGTACGTTGATTTATTATGATTTTCAAAAGTGATATTACTAAGCGAAAGTGTATTTGGGTATATCTGTTTAAGGTGGATGATAGGGTCGGTAACATGAGACATATTTTTAAGTTTGAAGTGAAAATAATTATCTTTATTTTTCACAGGAACGTCGCCTTGTATAACAGCCGAGTAGTCACCTTCAATTTCCTCTAACTCTCTTAAAGGTTTTAATTGTACAAACTTAGTATTTATGTCACCTTTTGAATTAATCATTAATTTTTTGTATCCTTTGGCCTGGTTCACTTCAGAAAATGAGTATTGTAATAACGAACCACTATAATCAACAATATTATCTGTAATACTAAATGGATGATGAAGATGTCCTAATAGTACTTTGTCAAAAATATTGAAGTTAGCGCTTTCTACACTTTCAACTGTTCCAATTGTAAGTGGCCTTTCAGATTCTGATGTTTTACCACCTTTTATAGTTAAATGGCCAATTAAAATATTAATTTGATTCGGGTCTATAATCTTCGAAATGTGGTTAATACACTTTTGAGTTGCTTGCTCATATGTCTTGATATCATCATCATCGAAGTAAGCCTTAATTTCACTAATAGTGGCAAAAGGAAGTGTGTAAAAGTTAATATTATTAATAGTTATAGGTGTAGACATTAATTCTAGTTGCGTTCTAATATATAATTGTGAAAACTCAAACCATGTTGACCCATAATTTAATCTTTCTCTACCATCATGATTCCCATTGGTTATAATTGTAGGAATTTTCATATTTACATTTATAATTTTAATCGTTTCTTCAAAAAGTCTAATGGTCTCCTTACTAGGATAAGACGTATCATATATATCACCCGAAATAACCAGAACATCTGGTTTCTCTTCCTTCAAATTATCAATAAGTTTGTTCAATATATAATGTTGATCTTCTAAAAATTGCTTACCATTTAAAATCTTACCTAAATGCCAATCAGCAGTGTGAATAACCTTCATAATGGCCTCCCTTTAGAACATTTGTTCGTGTATATTATATCTTGAATCACACTATTGTTCAAACTAAAAAAGATGGAACAATGATTAATTTAAATTCATTGTCCCACCTATGTTATTAAGCAGCTATTAATAACCCCAACTTGCATCACTTGTAGAATTTCTAATTTGAAATTCTCTTTGTTGGGCCCCGCTCAACCCCGCAAGGTTGACTAGAATTAAAAAAGTTAGTTACAGGTGTATTTTTAATTCAGTCAACTACTTCCAATATGTAATTATAGCCTGAGATATTGATTTATGTCCCAGGCTATACTAAAATTTTCAAAGTAATTTAAAATACATCATTTTTTAATCATTATTCAATTATTTGACAGTTGCTCTTTTCAACTTTTTATATTTATATAACATAGCTAATCTCCAAGGAACAATCATGCTAAACGCAAGTAAGAAGAACATGCCGCCAATTTCACCTGGATCAATTTTACTACTGATAAATATTTTAATTACAGTACGTATAATTAATAAAGAAATTAAAATGATTGGAAATGCTTTTGAGCGCTTCATATAAATTTCAGTACCGTGTACCTCAAAGTGACTTGTCCATATAAGAACAGATGAGAATAAGACACCTAGAATAATTGACTCTAAAATTTCAGTACCAGTCAATCTAAAGTACGGAATCACATACATCAATGCGCCTGTAGCCATGAAAAATGGAGGTAATATAATTTTCTTTTCATTAACAGGAAAGTTTTGAGCTTTCATTCGAATAAAAATTACTACTATACCCATAAATAAAGCAAATACAACAGAAAAAATTAAATACGCCAACGTTACACCTTCTTATATATTCATAAACCCTTACTCTTTATTACTCATTGTAATTTATTTAGATTTTTAAATATTTTTCTTTTTAAATAACACTAAAGTTGTTTTACTACAAAAATAAAGGATTGTAAACCTTAAAGGTACTACAATCCATTTAAAAATTATTTTTTTGAACTTTTCATGTTTTGATCCATGTTTTTATTCATCATTGTCATCATTTGATTGATTTTCTTTTGCGATGGTTTTTGACCCATTTGCATCATCATCATACGTAACATTTCTTCATTAATAGGTGGGTTTTTTTTCAAATAATCCATCATATATTTACGTGCTAAAAAGAAACCACCAACTAGTCCACCGATAAGCGCTACAATGATTAATAAAATTGCTAACCATGTTGCCATTGTTTCACCCACTTTCTATATCCTACTGAATTTTACTAAATTACTATTCTATTTTCAAGAGCTAGTTAGTAATTCTGCATCCATTTGTTATCATAACAAATACTTAAACAAATGTAATACTTATTTTTAGTTAACTTAAAAATTATTTTGTATTGCTCATTCAAATTAAAGAAGACTTTCCAATGAAAGCCTTCTCAGTTCTCTAATTTCTTATCTAATATTAAAATGTGCGAATTTGATTTAATACATTTTCTTTAGTGAAACCATATTTTTCTACGACTAAGTCGCCAGGGGCACTTGCACCAAATTGGTCAATACCTATCACTTTACCTTCAGTGCCTACATATTTGTGCCAACCTAATGGTGATGCCATTTCAATTGCAACACGTTTAGTAATTTCTTTAGGAATTACAGACTCTTTATATTCTTCTGGTTGTTGTTCAAAAGCAAACCAGTTAGGCATTGATACTACACGTACACCTTTACCTTGTTTATCTAAATCTTTAGCTGCTTCAATTGCTAAGCTAACTTCTGAACCAGTAGCAAGTAATAGATACTCAGGTTTAGTTTCAGTTTCGAAAACAACATAAGCACCTTTACGAACACCTTGTTCAACTGTCTCTTCATCTACATCTAAATATGGTAGATTTTGACGAGTTAATACTAAAGAAGTTGGTGTTTGTTCTGATTCAAGAGCTACTTCCCATGCTACTCTTGTTTCATTTCCATCAGCTGGACGAATGACATTCATATTTGGTATTGATCTTAAGCCCGCTAATTGTTCAATAGGCTCATGAGTAGGTCCATCTTCACCTACAGCGATTGAATCATGTGTGAAGATGAATGTTGAATTTAATCCCATGATAGCTGATAAACGCAACGCTGGTTTTAAGTAGTCACTAAATACAAAGAATGTTGCACCATAAGGGTGTAATCCACCATGTGCTGCCATACCATTTACAGCTGCACCCATTGCGAACTCACGTACACCAAACCATATATTTTTACCTTCAGGTGTATTTCTATCATAATCAGTCGCTTCTTTAACGTTAGATTTGTTAGAACCAGCTAAGTCAGCAGAACCACCAAAGAATGACGGAACTGATTTACTTAATGCTTGAATTACTTCACCTGAATCAGCACGTGTTGCTGCATTATGATCGCTATCAAAGCGTGGTAATTCATCTCTATAGTTTTTAGGTAGTTTACCACTAATAGCTAATTTAAATTCATCTGCTAATTCTGGATATTGTTTAGAATAATTTTCTAGTAATGCTTTCCATGCATCTTCATGCTCATTTGCACGTTTTAACATAGTTGTTTGGAAAATTTCATATACTTCTTCTGGCACATTGAAACGTTTCTCAGGATCTAAACCATATGCTTCAAAAGTTAATTTTCTCTCATCTGAACCTAGTGGTGCACCATGAACACCATTAGTACCACTCACGTTTGGAGCACCATAACCGATAATTGTTTTAACTTCAATCATAGTTGGACCATTTTGAGATTTAGCTTTAGTTATTGCTTTATCGATAGCGTCTAAATCATTACCATCTTTTACTAATATGTGATTCCAACCGTAACTTTCAAATCGTTTCTTAACATCTTCAGAGAAGGCTTTATTTAATTCGCCATCTAATGAAATATCGTTTGAATCATATAAAACAATTAGTTTATCTAATTGGTTATGGCCAGCAAATGAAGCAGCTTCATGAGAAATACCTTCCATTAAATCACCATCAGAAGCTAGCACATAAGTATAGTGGTCAACTATATTGAAATCATCTTTATTAAATTTACCAGCTAAATGGTCTTCAGCTAAAGCCATACCTACAGACATAGCAAAGCCTTGTCCAAGTGGGCCAGTAGTAACTTCAACACCATCAGTATGTCTAAATTCTGGGTGTCCAGGTGTTTTAGAACCCCATTGTCTAAATTGCTTTAATTCTTCTAATTCAAGACTGCCTGAAACATGTAACAAGCTGTATAATAGCGCAGAGCCATGTCCAGCCGACAATACGAAGCGGTCTCTATTAAAATAGTCTTTAGATTGAGGATTAAAATTTAAGTGGCGTGTCCATAAAGTATAAGCCATTGGTGCTGCTCCCATAGGTAATCCAGGGTGACCTGAATTAGCTTCTTCGATTGCATCAATACTTAAAGCTCTAATCGTATCAATCGCTAGTTGATCTTTCTCGTTAAACATCTCTAATACTTCCCTTCTACTTTAATCATCTTTCGTATATTATAACTTAAAAATATTGAAATTGATAATCGTTTAAACTGAACGAACTATAATCTAATATTTACTAATCTTTATTTTGTTCTTGTATCTTTTTTAATTTTTCAGGTGTTACATCATTACCTTCAGGATCTATCACCTTTGTACTCTCAATTTGTTGTTTAAACCCTTTTCTAAATGCTTCGAGGTATTTCTTACGTAATTTCGATTGCTCTTTAGCTTCAGCTTCAGTTAAACCTTGTTCCTTTTTCTTTTTAGCAAGCTCATTAATTCTATCTATATTTAAATTATCATTAGACATAACTATCACTCTTTCTATATTCCCATTAATATTTTCTCTTTTACTTCATAAAATATAACAAAAAAGAGGTCTGGACAAAAGCTATTGACATTTAAATAGCTTTGACAGACCTCAAATTTATAATCATCTTACAAATGCGAACACTTTGTAGTTATTTTGTTCCCCATTTGTAGTATTTACGTTCTTATTATCATCTTTAATAATTGCCTTTTTAGAAATAGTATGGTCAGTTATTTCGTACGTTCGTTCCATTTGAGCGTTATGATATAAATTCATGAAAAATACTATAAAAACAACACAAGATATTGATACAACAGCTATATTAGTTAATAATTTATTTTTATATTTATTAAACATTACTTTCACCTCTAGAACATTTGTTTGTATAAATACTTTAACAGAACATCTGTTCTTAGTCAACATAAAAACGAACAAATGTTTGTTCAATATTAAAATCAGTGCTATAATATAGTTAAATAAAATTAGGGAGTGCCTATATATGAGAGAATTAACTAAACGTCAAAGTGAAATATACGATTATATTAAACATGTAGTACAAACTAAAGGATATCCACCAAGCGTACGAGAAATTGGTGAAGCAGTAGGGTTAGCGTCGAGTTCAACTGTTCATGGTCATTTATCTAGACTGGAAGAAAAAGGATATATTAAACGAGACCCTACGAAACCGAGAGCCATTGAAATTGTTAGCGAACAAACTAACGATGCAGTTAATATGGAGGAAACAATTTATGTTCCTGTAATTGGTAAAGTTACTGCCGGAATTCCGATTACTGCAGTTGAAAATATTGAGGAATATTTCCCTTTACCAGAACATTTAACATCAACTCACAATAGTGATATTTTTATTTTAAATGTTGTGGGTGAAAGTATGATTGAGGCAGGTATTTTAGATGGAGATAAAGTTATAGTTAGAAGCCAAACCATTGCTGAAAATGGAGACATCATTGTTGCGATGACTGAAGATGATGAAGCAACAGTTAAACGCTTCTATAAAGAAAAAACACGTTATAGATTACAACCTGAAAATAGTACAATGAGTCCTATTTATCTTGATAACGTTACTGTTATCGGTAAAGTTATTGGTTTATACAGAGAACTGTAGTTTTAATTTCTAAAATTTACGTTAACCTCTCTCTTATATATTTCTATATAAAAAGAACTAGCAAAGTCTACAATGTAAACTTCGCTAGTTCTTTTGCTTTTCATTTTCTTTTTTATTCAAAATTTCTTTAACCTTATCTAGAATATCTAGTTTATTAACATCTTTAGTTGTCATAATATCAACTTCCTTATCAACAAAAAGATACCCTTAATAAGTCTCGTTAAAACACTTAGCCCGTATAATTTTCTGTCCAATATGGTTGTCGTTTTTCATTAAAATCAACGCCTACGCCTAGAGTACTGAAATTTGTATTCAATATATTCTTTCTATGACCAAGTGAATTCATTAACCCCTCATGAGCAAATATACTATTTTGTTGCCCATACGCTAAATTTTCACCTGCCACATTGAAATCAATGTCATCATCTTTTAATCGATCAAAAGGAGATTCACCATCTAAATTGTTATGATCAAAGTAATTTTGTTTTACCATGTCTTCACTATGATTTCTTGCTGTATTGGAGACATCTTTTGAGTAACTAAGTGTATTCAACCCATGCTGTTTACGCTCAGAATTAACTAAATCATAATTTTGATATTCAAAGCTTTGTTCTAATGTTGAAGATGGCGCACCGTAATGTTGAGTCAACCTTTTTTCCATGGCATCACTAACTTGAAGTAATGCAGTAACACCATTGTCATTATGTTTATCATAAAAAACAGTTGTATAAATATTATCTTCATGGAAAACATCATACTCATCGCTACTTATATCAACACGGTATCTACCTTTAACAATTTCCTTTAAAGGTTTACCAAGTCTATCCTCAACAACATTTTTAGGGGTGTTATATTTTACCTTAGATTTAGATGTAATGACATTTTGATTACTATATAAAGCATTGACTTTATTTCCTAAATAGCTAACCATTATGAAATTATCGTAATCATTATTGTAATAGGTATACCATTTAGCGCCATATTCATTAGATGTTACTCTTTTAGGTTTCCCCAATTGATTTTCAACTTTGTCTTTAGACATATTCATCTGAATATTATTAATAGCAAAGTCCTGTTCTGTAGGTGTTTTGAGCGTATTGTTTTTTAAACTCGAATCTTGATTCATAACTTGCTGAACTTTACTTCTTACGTCATTCTGTAATTTTACTAGTGTTTGATTTTCCTTTAATGGTATGAATAAAGCTACAACTAATAACACCAAAGAAAACAAAAGAAATTTTTTAATAACATACACCTACCACTCAAGTTTTAATCCTTGTCCCCATTAAAAATTGAATTTCGCACTATAACATAATCGACAGTTGTTAATGATTTTAAATCTTTTCCACCTGCATATGAAATCGAGCTTTGTAAGTCTTGTTGCATTTCAACTAAAGTATCTTTTAATGATCCTTTATGTTCAACAAACATTTTTTTACCTTCAACATTCTTGTGTTCACCTTTTTGGAATTCAGATGCACTACCAAAATACTCTTTATAACGTTTGCCGTCTAATTCAACTGTTTCACCTGGCGATTCTTCGTGAGCCGCAAATAGAGATCCTATCATTACCATGCTTGCACCAAATCGAATTGATTTAGCAATATCGCCATGTGTTCTTAAGCCACCATCAGCGATTATAGGTTTACGCGCTGCTTTACTACAAATATTTAATGCTGCTAATTGCCAACCACCAGTGCCAAAACCAGTTTTTATTTTTGTGATACAAACTCTACCTGGTCCGATACCAACTTTAGTTGCATCTGCACCTGCATTTTCAAGTTCTCTAACACCTTCTGGCGTACCAACATTTCCAGCAATTACAAATGTTTTTGGAATATATTTTTTTATGTGTTTAATCATTTTAATAACTGAATCTGAATGACCATGAGCTATATCAATCGTAATATATTCAGGAACTAATTGTTTGTCAGCTAATTCTTCTATAAACTTAAATTCATTTGCTTTAACACCTACAGAAATAGAAGCAAACAATCCGTCTTTTTGCATTTTTTGAATAAATGGAATACGAGCTGCTTCGTCAAATCGATGCATAATATAAAAATAATCATTTTTTGCGAACCAATGAGCTAATTCTTCACTCATAACAGTTTGCATATTCGCTGGAACAACAGGTAATTTAAATGTTTTCGGTCCAAATTGGACAGTTGTATCACATTCTGAACGACTTTCAACTATACATTTATTTGGAATTAATTGAATATCTTCATAATCAAAAATTTTCATACTTTTTAGCCCCTATACAATCTTATTTATTAAGTAAAAACGAACGTTTAGTATATTAAATATAAAAATCATTCATTTTCTCACCCTTATATACTTTACAATTTTTTAATTGTCTTGTAAATGGACTAAAGTACTAGATTTGCATTTTACCAACTTGATTTTTTGACACCAGGTATTTGTCCTTTGTGTGCATGTTCTCTAAAAGCAATTCTAGACATTTCAAATTTTCTTAATACACCTCTTGGACGTCCTGTTACTTTACATCTTCGAGTTAAACGCGTTGGTGAAGAATCACGTGGCAACTTACGTAATGCTTCATAATCTCCTTTAGCTTTTAATTCTTTACGTAATTCATAATATTGATTAACTAATTTTTCTCTTTTCATTTCTTTAGCAATTTTAGATTTTTTTGCCATATATTTCACTCCTGTTTTTTAAATCGTAATTATTACGTTTTATATAATAACACATGATTTTAAATTTACAAGACTGATGACTTAATTTCATTTAAATAATTAAAAAAACCGAAGTATAAGATTATTATACTTCGGCAAGCTCTAAGTTTATCTTTAATGTCGTATTTAAAAGATAAGAGATTATTTAGTTTCACGGTGTAGCGTGTATTTATTTAATCTTGGGCAATATTTTTTCATTTCAATACGCTCAGGATTATTACGTTTATTTTTAGTAGTAATATAATTACGATCGCCACATTCTGTGCAAGCTAATGTTACATTAACGCGCATAATTAACATCCTTTCTCATTTAACTAGGAATACTTACGATTTAAAATTTTACCATATTAAAATGCTCTACGCAATCTAATTTTTTAGTACTATTAAAAATTCTCGTAAGTTTCGTCGTTAGTACCTTCTAAATCAACATCATTAATATCGATTTCTAATGCTTTGGCAACACCTTTACCATATTCTGGATCAGCTTTATAACAATGACGAATATGTCTATGTTTAACGTCTTCACTCACACCATCCATTGCATTTGCTGTGTTAGTAAAGATTCTTTCTTTAGCATCATCAGATTGTAAACGGAACAATTTACCAGGTTGTTCAAAGTAATTATCATCATCTTGTCTTTGATTGTACTCATAACCGTCTCCATCTACTGGGAATGCTGGTTTTTTATATTCAGGTTGTGATTGGTAAACACCTTTATTATTTGGATAATAATGAGGTCCACCACCTTGATTTCCATCAAGGAATCTCATTTGACCATCACGACTAAATGGACACATATTTTCAATGCCAACACCTTTAGGTTGGTTAACAGGAATTTGCCAATGATTGACACCTAATCTATAACGTTGCGCATCACCATATGAGAATAGACGTCCTTGTAACATTTTATCTGGTGAGAAATCTAGACCAGGAATAATGTTTGTTGGAGCAAAAGCAGCTTGTTCAACATCCATGAAATAATTCTCAGGATTTCTATTTAGCTCAAATTCACCCACTTCAATTAATGGGTAATCACCTTTATACCAAACTTTAGTTAAATCAAATGGATTATCTGGATGATTTTTAGCTTGTTCCTCTGTCATAACTTGAATGTACATTTTCCATTTTGGATAATCGCCATTTTCGATTGCATCGTATAAGTCACGTTGTGATGACTCTCTATCTTGACCTACAATTTCAGCCGCTTCATCATCTGTATAATTTTCAATGCCTTGTTGTGTTCTAAAATGATATTTAACCCAAACACGTTCACCCTCATCATTGTACATAGAATACGTATGTGAACCGAAGCCGTGCATATGACGGAAGTCTTTAGGCATACCTCTATCTGACATTAAAATTGTAACTTGGTGTAGTGCTTCCGGTACGCCAGTCCAGAAGTCCCAGTTATTTTGAGGGCTTCTCATATTTGTTCGTGGATCTCTTTTTACGGCACGGTTTAAGCTCACAAATAATTTTGGATCTCTAAAGAAGAATACAGGTGTGTTATTACCTACTAAATCCCAGTTACCGTCTTCAGTATAGAATTTAAGTGCAAATCCTCGGATATCTCTTTCTAAATCAGCAGCGCCACGTTCACCCGCAACTGTTGAGAAACGTGCAAACATTTCTGTTTGTTTTCCTACTTCTGAAAAGATTTTAGCATTTGTATATTTCGTAATATCATTTGTTACTGTAAACGTACCGAATGCACCTGAACCTTTCGCGTGCATACGTCGTTCTGGAATTACTTCACGATCAAAATGTGACATTTGTTCTAAGAAATATGCATCTTGCATTAACAACGGAC contains the following coding sequences:
- the rpsN gene encoding 30S ribosomal protein S14; amino-acid sequence: MAKKSKIAKEMKREKLVNQYYELRKELKAKGDYEALRKLPRDSSPTRLTRRCKVTGRPRGVLRKFEMSRIAFREHAHKGQIPGVKKSSW
- the rpmG gene encoding 50S ribosomal protein L33, whose amino-acid sequence is MRVNVTLACTECGDRNYITTKNKRNNPERIEMKKYCPRLNKYTLHRETK
- a CDS encoding catalase, with the protein product MAKDDKRLTGLFGHPVSDRENSMTAGPRGPLLMQDAYFLEQMSHFDREVIPERRMHAKGSGAFGTFTVTNDITKYTNAKIFSEVGKQTEMFARFSTVAGERGAADLERDIRGFALKFYTEDGNWDLVGNNTPVFFFRDPKLFVSLNRAVKRDPRTNMRSPQNNWDFWTGVPEALHQVTILMSDRGMPKDFRHMHGFGSHTYSMYNDEGERVWVKYHFRTQQGIENYTDDEAAEIVGQDRESSQRDLYDAIENGDYPKWKMYIQVMTEEQAKNHPDNPFDLTKVWYKGDYPLIEVGEFELNRNPENYFMDVEQAAFAPTNIIPGLDFSPDKMLQGRLFSYGDAQRYRLGVNHWQIPVNQPKGVGIENMCPFSRDGQMRFLDGNQGGGPHYYPNNKGVYQSQPEYKKPAFPVDGDGYEYNQRQDDDNYFEQPGKLFRLQSDDAKERIFTNTANAMDGVSEDVKHRHIRHCYKADPEYGKGVAKALEIDINDVDLEGTNDETYENF